CGTTTCAGTTAATGGAAAACCATTAATCAAACTCGGAGCAAAAATAGATCCGGACAAAGACCGTGTATGCGTGGATGGTAAGCCTGTCAAAGCGGCAGGGCATCAATATTACCTTTTGAATAAACCGGCTGGATTCGTTTGTACGAAAAATGATGAACTCAACCGTCGGACCGTCTATTCACTCTTCCCTGAAGAGTATTCCCACCTTTTTACAGTCGGCCGTTTGGACAGGGATTCAGAAGGACTCATTATTTTGACGAATGATGGTGATTTTTCGAACCGGCTCACCCACCCACGCTATAAAATACCTAAAATTTATGAGGTCTTACTGGATTCTGACCCAAATCCAGAAGATGTCCGAAAATTCCTCAAGGGCGTCTATATTAAAATAGAGGAGGATGCCCCCATGAAAAGGGCAACAGCAGAAAAAGTCTTCCGTGTTGCAAATAAACACTATGAACTAACCCTCGTACAAGGATATAAGAGGCAAATCCGCCAAATGTTCTTAGCAATCGGACATCCTGTACGCAAATTGCGCCGCATCCAAATAGGGAACTTACGCTTGGGCAATTTGCGCAGTGGCCTCTTTAGAAGCCTCAAACCTTCAGAAGTAAAAAGCCTCTTGGAGTATCAGCCACCGAAGAAGATCAAAAAAGCCCCTCCTGTATTTAAATCCCCTTTTAAAAAAACAAAAAGTAAGACTTCCCGACTCTGATTAGATAGGTGACTGAGTATTATAATCTTCCCTTCTTTCCGGGACTCCCATAATAAGTATCCATGGCTCAACTGATCGACGGAAAGCTTATCGCGGAAAAGATCAACCAAGAAATAGCAGGTCTTGTTTCTAAAATCAAAGAAACCGGCCTGACCCCGGGACTCGCAGTCGTCCAAGTGGGAAGCCGCCCGGATTCATCCCTTTATGTCGGAAAAAAGGTCGAGACATGCCAGAATCTGGGTATTTATTCGGAACGGATTCATCTCGATGCATCTATTTCTCAGTCTGAA
The genomic region above belongs to Verrucomicrobiota bacterium and contains:
- a CDS encoding pseudouridine synthase; its protein translation is MRINQFLASAGQGSRRSCERLIIEARVSVNGKPLIKLGAKIDPDKDRVCVDGKPVKAAGHQYYLLNKPAGFVCTKNDELNRRTVYSLFPEEYSHLFTVGRLDRDSEGLIILTNDGDFSNRLTHPRYKIPKIYEVLLDSDPNPEDVRKFLKGVYIKIEEDAPMKRATAEKVFRVANKHYELTLVQGYKRQIRQMFLAIGHPVRKLRRIQIGNLRLGNLRSGLFRSLKPSEVKSLLEYQPPKKIKKAPPVFKSPFKKTKSKTSRL